The sequence ACAGTAAATAAATTTGCGGCTACTCCGCCAAAGTTAACTGCCGTAGCGCCGGTAAAGTCGGTACCGGTGATAGTTACTGTACTGCCCGGCGTGGCCGAGGTTGGGCTGAATGATGTGATAGTTGGCGCAGGCAGGTTGGTTATGGTAAACCGGGCCTGGTAAGATGGCGAGTCTCCGCCCGGGCCTTTAAAAGATATGATATTGTCATAACCCGGGCCCACCACAGCTGTTATAGTTGTTGATGATAGCACATTGAAATTTAAAGCAGGCACTTCGCCAATAGTCACCGAAGTAACCCCACCTAAATTATAGCCGTTAATAGTGATAGTTGTGCCCGGCGGGCCTGATGAAGGAACAACAGAGGTAACGTATGGAGTGGTACTTGGTGTATACGTAAAACCTGGCCAGGTTGCTGTTCCCGATGGGGTGGTCACTACAATATCGCCCGTTGCGCCTAAGCCTACAGTAGCTACAAGGGCATGATCGGGGTCGAGCCCGTATGGTGAAAAATTCAATGCGGGAACCCCACCGAAAGTAACGGAAGTGGCTGTACGCAAATTAACACCTATCAGGTAGATATCGCGCCCCAATGTACCTGGCATTGGCGACGACATGGATGTGATGACCGGCAAACTTGAGGGAATGTAGGTAAATCCTCCTGCGGTTACCGTGCCACCACCATTGGTTACCGATACAAGCCCGCTTGTGGTTATGGGCACTATTGCAGTTACAGTGGTAGCGTTAATTATTTTGTAGCCCATTGATGCTACGCCGCCAAAGCTAACGCCGGTAGTGCCGGATAAGTTGGTGCCGGTTATAGTTACCGTACTGCCCGGCGTGGCCGATGTGGGCGTAAAAGAAGTGATAGTTGGCGCCGAAGGTGGGGTTAAAGTGAAGGTATAACTGCCATCGGCATTATTGCCGCTATCGTTAAACGATATGGAGTTATTATGCCCCGGGCCAATAACCGCTGTGATGCTTGTTGGGGATACCACGCTGAATGACAACGCTGGCTCACCGCCTATTTTAACCGAAGTGATGCCACCCAGGTTATAACCGTTTATGGTAATCGTTTGGCCGGGCGATGCATACGACGGTACTATCGAGGTAATATAAGGGCTGGTACTTGGCGTATAGGCAAAACCGGGCACAGCGCTTGTCCCTGCCGGGTTGGTCACAACCACGTCTCCCGTTGCGCCTAAACCCACTGTGGCCAAAAGCGCGTGATCCGGATCCAGTCCATAGGGTGCAAAATTTAAGGCAGGCATCCCGCCAAATGTAACCGAGGTGGCTGTACGCAAATTAACACCTAAAATGGTTATTGTACGGCCCAATGTACCCGACATAGCATCTACATACGCAATAGTTGGCGCACTTGATGGTATGTAGGTAAAGCCGCCGGCCGTTGCAGTACCCCCCGCGTTGGTTATTGCTACATCGCCGCTGCTGGTTACAGGCACCATGGCTGTTACAGTAGTAGCGGAAACTACTTTATAGATGGCCGCTTTTACACCGCCAAAGCTAACGCCTGTTGTACCAGCCAAATTAGTACCTGTTATGGTAACCGTAGTACCGGGCGTTGCCGATGCCGGCGAGAAGGTGCTAATAGTTGGCGTGGACGGCACGGTAAGCGTAAAACTATAAATGCCTTCAACCCCATTACCCCCGGGCCCGTCGAATGATATATGGTTGCTATAGCCCGGCCCTACAACCGCTGTGATACTTGTTGGCGATATTACACTAAATGACAACGCAGCTACTTCGCCTATAGTAACCGAACCGACGCTACCCAGGTTATAACCGCTAATGGTTATTGTTTGCCCGGGCGCCGCAGATGATGGGGTTATCGAAGTAATGTAAGGCTTAGTATTTGCCACATAAGTAAAACCCGGCATGGTTGCCGTTCCCGATGGGGTAGTTACCGCTATATCCCCGGTTGCGCCTAATCCTACAGTTGCTACAAGCGCCCTGTCCGGATCCAGTCCATAGGGTGCGAAAATTAATGCCGGGACACCGCCAAAAGTAACCGCGGTAGCACTGCGCAAATTAACACCTAATATGGTTATTGTGCGGCCCAGCGTACTGGGCATGGGTGCGGAAACAGATACGATGACCGGCAAACTTGAGGGAATGTAGGTAAATCCTCCCAATGTGGCCGTGCTGCCGCCAACACTCGTTACGCTTACATCGCCGCTGCCTGTAACAGGCACTATGGCGGTTACAGAAGTGGAACTTACTACTTTAAGCCCGAGCCCTGCTACCCCGCCAAAGCTAACACTTGTTGTGCCGGCTAAATTGGTACCTGTTATAGTTATCATAGTACCCGGTGTGGCCGATGTGGGTGCGAATGAGGTAATGGTTTGCGCAAAACCATTAACAGCTATTAATATGATAAAAAATAATAGTAAATGTTTTTTCATTTAGCAGGATAGGTTATTGGCAGTGTGGGCAAATATGATTAGGGAATATAAATATAAAGTATTATAAATCAATGTGGATAGGATTGGTTTATAAATATTTTAATATTTACTAATAGGCAATATTTGTTTATAAAATGCAATAAGCAGATACCTGCTGTTAAATGCAGCAAGCAATGATATCAAATGATATCAAAGGAAAAGAAGTGGTAAGCCGAACATGAGAAATTAAGGGGCGATTACCACATCGGGATTAACTCCCGGCGGATATATTAGCGTCCACCTGTTTTCAGGTACATGTAAACAACAGCTACTACAACCAGTACAGCCAGTACCACCAGGCCGGTGATACCCATTTTACGGTTCTTATCCTGTTTGATCAGCCAAACCAGGAACACGACCAGTGGCAGCACAAACACTGCCCAAAATATTAGTGATGGAATACTCATGTCTTTGTAGTCCGGAAGACGGAAGAGTCCGAAAGTCCGGAAGTTTTATAGTGTAAATATACGTTTTATCTTTCGGTCTTCCGGACTCTTCCGTCTTACCGACTGGCGCTTAGCGCCTAAAATGGCATCCTTGCCAGCGGCGCGATATCCTGGCCAACAAATTCGCCTTTTAAATATTTATAGTAACCGGCAATGGCTATCATGGCGGCATTATCGGTACAGTATTCAAATTTGGGGATAAAGGCATTCCAGCCTTGCCCGGCGGCCAGGTCGTTCAGGCCCTGGCGCAGGCCGGTATTGGCCGATACGCCACCTGCTAAGGCGATATCCTTTATACCGTACTCAATAGCCGCCTTCTTCAGTTTATTCAGCAGGATGATTACCACACGCTTCTCTACCGAGGCGCAGATATCAGCCATGTTCTCCTGCAAAAAATCGGGGTTTTTAGCCACGTTATCGCGGATGAAGTACATAATGGATGTTTTCAAACCGCTAAAGCTAAAATCAAACCCCGGGATCTGTGGCTCGGGAAATTTATAGGCATCTGCATTGCCCTGGCGCGCGTATTTGTCTATCAATGGTCCGCCGGGATAGGGCAGTCCCAATACCTTACTGGTTTTATCCAGCGCTTCGCCGGCGGCATCGTCGGTAGTTTGGCCGATGATCTCCATATCGAAGTGATCCTTCACCAAAACGATTTGCGTATGCCCGCCCGAAACGGTAAGACAAAGGAAGGGGAAGGTTGGTTTATGATCGCCAATAAAATGCGCCAAAACGTGGCCCTGCATGTGGTT comes from Mucilaginibacter mali and encodes:
- a CDS encoding IPT/TIG domain-containing protein; translated protein: MKKHLLLFFIILIAVNGFAQTITSFAPTSATPGTMITITGTNLAGTTSVSFGGVAGLGLKVVSSTSVTAIVPVTGSGDVSVTSVGGSTATLGGFTYIPSSLPVIVSVSAPMPSTLGRTITILGVNLRSATAVTFGGVPALIFAPYGLDPDRALVATVGLGATGDIAVTTPSGTATMPGFTYVANTKPYITSITPSSAAPGQTITISGYNLGSVGSVTIGEVAALSFSVISPTSITAVVGPGYSNHISFDGPGGNGVEGIYSFTLTVPSTPTISTFSPASATPGTTVTITGTNLAGTTGVSFGGVKAAIYKVVSATTVTAMVPVTSSGDVAITNAGGTATAGGFTYIPSSAPTIAYVDAMSGTLGRTITILGVNLRTATSVTFGGMPALNFAPYGLDPDHALLATVGLGATGDVVVTNPAGTSAVPGFAYTPSTSPYITSIVPSYASPGQTITINGYNLGGITSVKIGGEPALSFSVVSPTSITAVIGPGHNNSISFNDSGNNADGSYTFTLTPPSAPTITSFTPTSATPGSTVTITGTNLSGTTGVSFGGVASMGYKIINATTVTAIVPITTSGLVSVTNGGGTVTAGGFTYIPSSLPVITSMSSPMPGTLGRDIYLIGVNLRTATSVTFGGVPALNFSPYGLDPDHALVATVGLGATGDIVVTTPSGTATWPGFTYTPSTTPYVTSVVPSSGPPGTTITINGYNLGGVTSVTIGEVPALNFNVLSSTTITAVVGPGYDNIISFKGPGGDSPSYQARFTITNLPAPTITSFSPTSATPGSTVTITGTDFTGATAVNFGGVAANLFTVVSPTSITAVVGPGGASGDVSVSTYSGTGAKGGFTYIPVPAPSITSVTPTSATPGTTVTISGTNFTGATAVTFGGLPATSFTVVSPTSITAVVGSATSGSITVTTFGGTATLSGFTYTQAPFISSFGPVAATAGATITITGLNFTGTSAVSFGGTAASSFTVVSPTSITAIAGAGASGAVSVINANGTATKTGFVYVAAPVITPAGSTEINIGSSVALSTAANSNYSYQWYKDGIAITTAGTTNAYTATESGAYKVTIASNGISLTSDAVNVHASLAPSNFTTQATSVVCKGSANGTIKITAGVNLPYTVKVLSNNIPTTTYSFTNSVTIPNLPAGTYNLYINITGYTYEQYFSIKVTEPKDLSVYSALNKNTNSLALTLDGGTTYNIKVNGVDYNTTGSNITLPLTKGVNNISVTTDKPCQGIVEKRIVIGDNITAYPNPFEGNLTLNLGDKVVGQAQVQVFNSSGKQVFSKEYTNQSGEVTLDLSTLEHTQIYILKLTVDNTEYINKIIKK
- the tsaD gene encoding tRNA (adenosine(37)-N6)-threonylcarbamoyltransferase complex transferase subunit TsaD codes for the protein MPVILGIESSCDETSAAVCVDGEMLSNVIANQTIHEAYGGVVPELASRVHQQNIIPAVQQAILKAKVNKNDIDAVAFTRGPGLLGSLLVGVSFAKSFALALGKPLIEVNHMQGHVLAHFIGDHKPTFPFLCLTVSGGHTQIVLVKDHFDMEIIGQTTDDAAGEALDKTSKVLGLPYPGGPLIDKYARQGNADAYKFPEPQIPGFDFSFSGLKTSIMYFIRDNVAKNPDFLQENMADICASVEKRVVIILLNKLKKAAIEYGIKDIALAGGVSANTGLRQGLNDLAAGQGWNAFIPKFEYCTDNAAMIAIAGYYKYLKGEFVGQDIAPLARMPF